One Etheostoma cragini isolate CJK2018 chromosome 18, CSU_Ecrag_1.0, whole genome shotgun sequence DNA window includes the following coding sequences:
- the slc22a16 gene encoding solute carrier family 22 member 16 yields the protein MTVERIFDELGHFNRYQACLYFAAVFQAIACGIHYLASVFLVQTPNFVCGVPSNITNVLYGNLTGFSLEDILPIFKSDTGPLVVRTAEGEQWELSPCRCSLRINPKNFTYDFDGNKTVKSCDGNFVYDLTEIHQSIVTDWDLVCENEWLAKMCQPTFMLGVLVGALVFGDIADRVGRVRILMFTSLCQFLFGVSVAFSGNYYFFLVLRFLLAMVSSGYLVVVFVYVTEFTGIKVRTWTSMHVHAAFAVGVMVVALTGYLVRVWWIYQIILSTCTSPFLLLCWKFPETPFYLMAKGRHKETQTLMDTIASFNGLESRLKVQELLDPEETENGKALLEEAEQRPLQSEKKLSILDLFGSWRMAGRTCTVWAIWFIGSLGYYVFSLGSVNLGGNQYVNLFLAGAVELPSYLVGCFAMDRIGRKKTCAPALLLAGAACILIIVVPPEIKALAIVLSMTGKFAIAIAFGLIYLYTCELYPTIIRSLAVGSGSMMCRIGSVVAPFCLYLADVWTYLPQLIVGILAFIIGVLTLFLPETLGRPLTTTLEEAEALGREPNKNSALGDNEAEDSM from the exons ATGACCGTAGAAAGAATATTCGACGAGCTCGGACATTTCAATAG atATCAAGCATGTCTGTACTTTGCAGCAGTCTTCCAGGCCATAGCCTGTGGGATCCACTACCTGGCCTCTGTCTTCTTAGTGCAGACGCCAAACTTTGTGTGCGGTGTGCCCAGCAACATCACCAATGTCCTATACGGTAACCTGACGGGATTTAGTTTGGAAGACATCCTGCCAATCTTCAAGTCAGACACTGGGCCCTTGGTGGTGAGGACGGCTGAAGGAGAACAGTGGGAGCTCAGCCCGTGCCGCTGCTCCCTGCGCATTAACCCAAAAAACTTTACATATGACTTTGATGGaaacaaaacagtgaaatcCTGTGATGGGAACTTTGTTTACGACCTCACTGAAATTCACCAAAGCATAGTAACGGACTGGGACTTGGTGTGTGAGAACGAGTGGCTGGCCAAGATGTGTCAGCCCACCTTCATGCTAGGGGTTCTGGTCGGAGCGCTGGTGTTTGGAGACATTGCTGACAG aGTTGGTCGTGTGAGGATCCTGATGTTCACCAGCCTCTGTCAGTTTCTGTTTGGGgtgtctgtagctttttctGGAAACTATTATTTCTTTCTAGTGCTCCGCTTCCTCCTTGCCATG GTGTCTAGTGGCTACCTCGTGGTGGTGTTTGTCTATGTCACAGAGTTCACCGGCATTAAGGTGCGCACATGGACCTCTATGCACGTGCACGCTGCCTTTGCTGTCGGCGTCATGGTGGTGGCTCTGACCGGCTACCTGGTGCGGGTCTGGTGGATCTACCAGATCATCCTCTCCACATGCACCTCGCCCTTCCTGCTCCTATGCTGGAAGTTCCCTGAAACGCCTTTTTACTTGATGGCCAAGGGCCGTCACAAGGAAACTCAGACCCTAATGGACACGATCGCTAGCTTCAACGGTCTTGAGAGCCGGCTGAAGGTGCAGGAGCTTCTGGAtccagaggagacagagaacgGCAAAGCTCTGCTGGAGGAAGCAGAGCAGCGGCCATTGCAATCTGAGAAGAAGCTGTCCATCCTGGATCTGTTTGGCAGCTGGAGGATGGCGGGCCGTACATGCACGGTGTGGGCCATCTGGTTCATTGGCAGCCTGGGCTACTACGTTTTCTCTTTGGGCTCAGTCAACCTAGGAGGAAACCAGTATGTTAACCTCTTCTTGGCTG GTGCAGTGGAGCTACCTTCTTATTTGGTTGGCTGCTTTGCAATGGACCGGATAGGCAGGAAGAAGACATGTGCCCCAGCTCTGCTCCTGGCCGGGGCTGCTTGCATCCTCATCATTGTGGTTCCTCCT GAAATCAAGGCATTGGCCATCGTTCTCTCTATGACAGGGAAGTTTGCCATCGCCATTGCCTTTGGTCTCATATACCTGTACACCTGTGAGCTTTACCCAACCATCATCAG GTCTCTGGCAGTGGGTAGTGGTAGTATGATGTGCCGTATTGGCAGTGTGGTGGCCCCCTTCTGCTTGTACCTGGCTGATGTCTGGACCTACCTACCTCAG CTCATCGTGGGAATCCTGGCATTCATTATCGGAGTGCTGACGTTGTTTTTGCCTGAAACCCTGGGCAGACCTCTAACAACTACTTTGGAAGAAGCGGAAGCTCTGGGACGCGAGCCCAACAAGAACTCGGCCCTGGGCGATAACGAAGCTGAGGACAGTATGTAG